The Mixophyes fleayi isolate aMixFle1 chromosome 1, aMixFle1.hap1, whole genome shotgun sequence genome includes a region encoding these proteins:
- the FECH gene encoding ferrochelatase, mitochondrial — protein MCELGWGYGTETEGMLLLLTNMAALRCAHRLLGHTMKTETAASICWHSTAAPAATQGREVQARVHPDKRKPKTGILMLNMGGPETLSDVHDFLLRLFLDKDLMTLPAQSKLGPFIAKRRTPKIQEQYSKIGGGSPIKKWTAQQGDGMVKVLDELSPATAPHKYYIGFRYVHPLTEAAIEEMERDGVERAIAFTQYPQYSCSTTGSSLNAIYRYYKAKGVQPNMKWSVIDRWPTHPLLIQCFADHIQKELNMFPVDKRGDVVILFSAHSLPMAVVNRGDPYPQEVGATVQKVMEKLNFSNPYRLVWQSKVGPMPWLGPQTNDTIKGLSERGKKNILLVPIAFTSDHIETLYELDIEYAQHLAKECGVENIRRSESLNGNPLFSKALADLVHSHMKSNEICSKQLTLQCPMCVNPVCGKAKAFFTNREL, from the exons atgtgtgaGCTGGGCTGGGGTTACGGTACAGAGACTGAGGGAATGCTGCTACTCCTGACCAACATGGCTGCTCTGAGATGTGCACACCGGCTGCTGGGTCACA CTATGAAGACTGAGACAGCGGCATCGATTTGCTGGCACTCGACGGCGGCGCCCGCTGCTACACAGGGCAGGGAAGTCCAAGCTCGTGTCCATCCAGATAAGAG GAAACCAAAAACTGGGATCCTTATGCTCAACATGGGAGGTCCTGAGACTCTTTCGGACGTCCACGATTTCCTTCTCAGGCTGTTCTTAGACAAAGATCTCATGACTCTTCCGGCACAGAG TAAACTTGGGCCTTTTATTGCCAAACGTCGTACGCCCAAAATTCaagaacagtacagtaaaatAGGTGGTGGATCCCCTATAAAGAAGTGGACGGCACAGCAAGGGGACGGCATGGTGAAGGTTTTGGATGAACTATCCCCGGCTACAG CACCTCACAAATATTATATTGGTTTCCGGTACGTCCATCCGCTTACTGAAGCCGCAATCGAGGAAATGGAAAGGGACGGTGTAGAGAGAGCCATCGCCTTCACGCAGTACCCTCAGTATAGCTGTTCCACCACCG GAAGCAGCTTGAATGCAATTTATCGATACTATAAAGCTAAAGGCGTTCAACCCAATATGAAGTGGAGCGTTATTGACCGTTGGCCAACACACCCTCTCCTTATTCAG TGTTTTGCCGATCACATCCAGAAAGAGCTGAATATGTTTCCGgtagacaagagaggagatgtggtTATTCTGTTCTCTGCCCATTCCTTGCCCATGGCT GTGGTAAACCGAGGAGATCCGTACCCACAGGAAGTCGGAGCCACGGTGCAAAAAGTCATGGAGAAACTTAACTTTTCCAACCCCTACAGACTTGTTTGGCAATCCAAG GTCGGGCCTATGCCCTGGTTGGGTCCTCAGACTAATGATACGATTAAAGGTCTCTCCGAGCGAGGGAAGAAGAATATTTTACTGGTTCCCATCGCCTTCACCAGTGATCATATTGAAACTCTCTACGAGCTGGATATAGAATACGCCCAACATCTTGCCAAAGAG TGCGGAGTGGAGAACATCAGAAGATCTGAATCGCTTAATGGAAATCCATTGTTCTCCAAG GCTCTCGCTGACTTGGTCCACTCCCATATGAAATCCAATGAGATCTGTTCGAAACAGTTAACGCTACAGTGCCCAATGTGCGTCAATCCCGTCTGTGGAAAAGCAAAAGCATTTTTTACGAATCGGGAACTGTGA